A genomic segment from Leptolyngbya boryana PCC 6306 encodes:
- the clpB gene encoding ATP-dependent chaperone ClpB encodes MQPTNSEKFTEKVWEAIIRTQEIVKQAQQQQIETEHLMKALLEQDGLAISIFNKLAVPVDRVRDRTDDFIRRQPKVSGSGTSVYWGRSADALLDRAEEYRKQFEDSFISIEHLLLGYAQDSRFGKALLSEFRIDEAKLRNAIEQVRGNQKVTDQTPENKYESLEKYGRDLTQYAREGKLDPVIGRDDEIRRTIQILSRRTKNNPVLIGEPGVGKTAIAEGLAQRILSGDVPQSLKDRKLIALDMGALIAGAKYRGEFEERLKAVLKEVTDSRGNIILFIDEIHTVVGAGATQGAMDAGNLLKPMLARGELRCIGATTLDEYRKYIEKDAALERRFQQVFVDQPSVEDTISILRGLKERYEVHHGVKISDSALVAAATLSTRYISDRFLPDKAIDLVDEAAAKLKMEITSKPEELDEVDRKVLQLEMERLSLQKENDAGSRDRLERLERELADFKEDQSKLNAQWQAEKSVITDLQKLKEEIDRVNLEIQQAERDYDLNRAAELKYGKLNELNRKVEETESQLSQTQKSGATLLREEVLESDIAEIISKWTGIPVSKLVESEMQKLLQLDDVLHQRVIGQDEAVTAVSDAIQRSRAGLSDPNRPTASFIFLGPTGVGKTELAKALAAFLFDTEEAMVRIDMSEYMEKHSVSRLIGAPPGYVGYEEGGQLTEAVRRRPYSVILFDEIEKAHPDVFNVMLQILDDGRVTDSQGRTVDFKNTIIIMTSNIGSQYIFEYGGDDDRYEEMRSRVMEAMRSNFRPEFLNRIDEIIIFHSLQKAQLREIVKIQTHRLESRLAERKMSLKLSDAALDFLAEVGFDPVYGARPLKRAIQRELETTIAKEILRSNFTEGDTIFVDVGETERLEFKRLPSEVLTTQ; translated from the coding sequence ATGCAGCCGACCAACTCAGAAAAATTTACCGAAAAAGTCTGGGAAGCAATCATCCGAACTCAAGAGATTGTAAAACAGGCGCAACAACAGCAGATCGAGACGGAGCATCTGATGAAAGCTCTGCTCGAACAAGATGGCTTAGCAATCAGCATCTTCAACAAACTCGCTGTCCCCGTCGATCGAGTGCGCGATCGTACCGATGATTTTATTCGTCGTCAGCCCAAAGTTTCTGGAAGTGGAACCTCGGTATACTGGGGACGCAGCGCCGATGCCTTGCTCGATCGGGCTGAAGAATATCGCAAGCAATTCGAGGACAGCTTTATCTCGATCGAACATCTTTTGCTAGGTTACGCCCAAGATAGTCGGTTCGGAAAAGCATTGCTGTCAGAATTTAGAATCGATGAAGCAAAATTAAGAAACGCGATCGAACAAGTTCGGGGAAATCAAAAAGTGACCGACCAGACTCCTGAAAACAAATACGAATCCCTAGAAAAATACGGGCGTGATTTGACCCAGTATGCTCGCGAAGGGAAACTCGATCCGGTCATTGGACGAGACGACGAAATCCGACGCACGATCCAGATCTTGTCCCGTCGCACCAAAAACAATCCGGTTTTGATCGGTGAACCCGGTGTTGGTAAAACCGCGATCGCTGAAGGTCTTGCTCAGCGAATTCTCAGTGGAGATGTCCCGCAATCCCTAAAAGACCGCAAACTGATCGCCCTAGATATGGGCGCACTGATTGCAGGTGCAAAATACCGAGGCGAATTTGAGGAACGCTTGAAAGCCGTTCTCAAAGAAGTCACCGATTCTCGTGGCAACATCATTCTGTTTATCGACGAAATTCATACCGTGGTTGGTGCAGGTGCAACTCAAGGCGCGATGGATGCCGGAAACCTGCTGAAGCCGATGCTGGCACGAGGCGAGTTGCGCTGTATCGGTGCAACGACCTTAGACGAATATCGCAAATACATCGAGAAAGATGCAGCCTTAGAGCGGCGCTTCCAGCAAGTCTTCGTCGATCAGCCGAGTGTTGAAGACACGATCTCGATTCTGCGCGGACTAAAAGAGCGGTACGAAGTTCACCACGGGGTGAAAATCTCCGACTCTGCGTTAGTTGCTGCTGCAACCCTTTCGACTCGATATATCAGCGATCGCTTCCTTCCCGACAAAGCGATCGACCTCGTAGACGAAGCGGCTGCCAAACTCAAAATGGAGATTACGTCGAAGCCAGAAGAACTCGATGAAGTCGATCGTAAAGTTCTCCAGCTTGAGATGGAACGACTTTCGTTGCAGAAAGAGAACGATGCAGGATCTCGCGATCGCTTAGAACGATTAGAGCGTGAACTTGCCGATTTCAAAGAAGATCAGTCCAAGTTAAATGCTCAATGGCAAGCCGAGAAAAGCGTCATCACAGATCTTCAGAAGCTCAAAGAAGAAATCGATCGAGTCAACCTTGAAATCCAGCAAGCCGAACGCGATTACGATCTCAACCGCGCGGCTGAACTGAAGTACGGCAAGCTCAACGAACTCAATCGTAAAGTTGAAGAAACGGAATCCCAACTGTCTCAAACTCAGAAATCGGGAGCGACGCTGCTCCGTGAAGAAGTTCTTGAATCAGACATTGCTGAAATCATTTCCAAATGGACGGGTATCCCCGTTAGTAAACTCGTTGAATCTGAAATGCAAAAGCTCTTGCAGCTTGACGATGTTTTACATCAGCGCGTGATTGGACAAGACGAAGCGGTGACGGCAGTTTCCGATGCAATTCAGCGATCGAGAGCCGGACTTTCTGATCCAAATCGTCCAACGGCTAGCTTCATTTTCTTAGGACCAACAGGAGTTGGTAAAACTGAGCTTGCAAAAGCACTCGCTGCTTTCTTATTCGACACCGAAGAAGCAATGGTTCGGATCGACATGTCCGAATACATGGAGAAGCATTCTGTTTCTCGCTTAATTGGTGCGCCTCCTGGATATGTCGGCTATGAAGAAGGCGGACAACTCACGGAAGCGGTTCGTCGTCGTCCTTACTCGGTGATTCTGTTTGATGAAATCGAGAAAGCCCATCCCGATGTCTTCAATGTGATGCTGCAAATTCTCGATGATGGTCGCGTGACAGACTCCCAAGGTCGCACCGTAGACTTCAAGAACACAATTATCATCATGACCTCGAACATCGGTTCGCAGTACATCTTTGAATACGGTGGTGATGACGATCGCTATGAGGAAATGCGATCGAGAGTGATGGAAGCAATGCGATCGAACTTCCGTCCTGAGTTCTTGAACCGGATTGATGAGATCATCATCTTCCACAGTCTGCAAAAGGCTCAACTCCGCGAGATCGTCAAGATTCAAACGCATCGCTTAGAAAGTCGCTTAGCAGAGCGGAAGATGTCCCTGAAGCTCTCCGATGCAGCACTCGATTTCTTAGCAGAAGTAGGCTTTGATCCAGTTTACGGAGCACGTCCACTGAAGCGGGCAATTCAGCGGGAGTTGGAAACAACGATCGCCAAAGAAATTCTACGCAGCAACTTCACTGAAGGCGATACTATCTTCGTCGATGTCGGTGAAACGGAGCGCTTAGAATTCAAACGCTTGCCTTCTGAAGTGTTGACCACGCAATAG